GTTACGGCGTCATGCACAGGAACACGTACATTCAAAGTCCCAAGGTGCTCGATCCGTTCCTACGGTTGAAAACAGACGCGAGAATTTTCTTCGCGGGTCAAATAGTGGGAGTTGAAGGGTATGTGGAGTCTGCAATGACGGGAATCTACGTTGGTCTTAACGTTGCCAGGATTCTTGAAGGGAGAGAACCGGTGCGGTTTCCGGAATTTACGATGTCCGGAGCGCTCATCAAATACGTAACCACGGCTGAGGAGCTGAAACCTATGTACGCAAACTTCGGACTCCTCGGTGGTGGCAAGAAACGTAAGGAAACGGCAGCGCGCGCGCTGACGTGCATGGAAGAATTTGTAAAGAACTTGGATCGTTAGCGGTTTCTTAAGTTTTCCAGATGTCGAGCTTTCGTGTATCAAACCATCGGTACGAATCTTACGGAAGTGATGGAGAATTCTTCAATACCTGCGTTCGTCTTCACAACTTTCTTCAACGTCTGAGCGTATTCGTTTCCAACTGGAATCAAAAGTATTCCCCCCTCCGAAAGTTGCTCAATAAGTGGAGGGGGGATTCTTTTTGCGTAACACGTTGCGACGATCCTGTCGTACGGAGCGAATGCTGGAAGTCCTTCTTTTCCATCACCTACGAAAACGTACACGTTTTCGATTCCGAGTAATTTGAACCTTTCTATAGCCTTCTCGGCCAACTCGGGGACGATCTCTACTGTGTAAACCTTACCGGTCTGGCCAACCAGGACACTGAGGACAGCTGCGTTATAACCGCTCCCGGTTCCTATTTCGAGTACCTTCTGGCCTTCCGATAACTCAAGCTTCTGGCACATGATGCCAACCATGTGCGGGGCTGAGATGGTCTGCCCGTGACCAATTGG
This region of Fervidobacterium thailandense genomic DNA includes:
- a CDS encoding protein-L-isoaspartate(D-aspartate) O-methyltransferase → MYEHLRYYGVSERVINAMNMVDRKLFVPEEFAESAYLDVPLPIGHGQTISAPHMVGIMCQKLELSEGQKVLEIGTGSGYNAAVLSVLVGQTGKVYTVEIVPELAEKAIERFKLLGIENVYVFVGDGKEGLPAFAPYDRIVATCYAKRIPPPLIEQLSEGGILLIPVGNEYAQTLKKVVKTNAGIEEFSITSVRFVPMV